The sequence below is a genomic window from Clostridia bacterium.
GGCTATTGCTAAGCTGGAACAGTTGGAAAAAACGGTGGAGGATCTGCCTGGCTTGGATTGTGGCTCGTGTGGCTCGCCTAATTGCCGGGCCCTGGCCGAAGATATCGTTCGCGGCAATGCCCTAGAGACTGATTGCGTTTTTAAATTGCGGGAACGGGTAAAGGAACTGGCCGAGGAAATGGTGGAGCTGGCACAGAAGTTGCCTCCGGCCATGGGGAAGTGAGGTGAACTGGATGGTAGTAGAGGATTTTGTCAGAGCACTTAACTTGGAAGTTAAAAACGCTGGTAGGCCGGGACGCAGGATCACGGGTGGATATTGCTCAGACTTATTGAGCGAAGTTATGGGCCATGCCACTCAGGGGAATATCTGGTTTACGTTACAGAGCCATCCCAACGTAGTGGCGGTGGCCAGCCTCTTGGACCTGGCGGCGGTGGTTATAACTGAGGGGCACCAGCCTTCAGAGGAAACTTTGGCTAAAGCCCGGGACGAGGGGGTAACAGTCCTAACCACGTCGCTATCCACCTTTGAGGCCGCGGGCCAGCTTTACCAGCTGTTGGCGAAATAGAGCTGGATTGACGGAGAAATCGATATGCTTCTTGAGGTGGCTGCTGATCTGCATATTCACAGCGCGCTTTCGCCTTGTGCCGAAAGGGAAATGACCCCGCCGGCATTATTGGAATTGGCAGCCCGAAGGGGCCTAGGACTCTTGGCCATTACGGATCATAATAGCGCTCAAAACGTAGAAGCCTTCATGAGAAAAGCT
It includes:
- a CDS encoding serine kinase is translated as MVVEDFVRALNLEVKNAGRPGRRITGGYCSDLLSEVMGHATQGNIWFTLQSHPNVVAVASLLDLAAVVITEGHQPSEETLAKARDEGVTVLTTSLSTFEAAGQLYQLLAK